A portion of the Rhodococcus pseudokoreensis genome contains these proteins:
- the bluB gene encoding 5,6-dimethylbenzimidazole synthase, producing the protein MTESACSPETNPEPALSVYDAIRRRRDVRAEFTGEPIAEEVLDRILGAAHCAPSVGNTQPWDFVVVRDTGTLTTFADHVAGARRRFAESLPEDRKKTFDPIKIEGICESGMGVVVTYDRSRGGEHILGRHTVDDTGLFSAVLAIQNLWLAAAAENVGVGWVSFYDEPYLTELLGIPEPVRPIAWLCVGRVAEFQQVPDLERFGWRGRRPLADAVHLEKF; encoded by the coding sequence GTGACCGAGTCTGCGTGTAGCCCCGAAACGAATCCCGAGCCGGCGCTGTCGGTGTACGACGCGATCCGCCGCCGCCGCGACGTGCGGGCCGAGTTCACCGGGGAGCCGATCGCGGAAGAGGTTCTCGACCGCATCCTGGGCGCCGCGCACTGCGCGCCCAGCGTGGGCAACACCCAGCCGTGGGATTTCGTCGTCGTACGCGACACCGGGACGCTGACCACGTTCGCCGACCACGTGGCAGGCGCCCGCAGGCGGTTCGCGGAGTCGCTGCCCGAAGACCGGAAGAAGACGTTCGATCCCATCAAGATCGAGGGGATCTGCGAAAGCGGCATGGGGGTGGTCGTGACGTACGACCGGAGCCGCGGCGGCGAACACATCCTCGGCAGGCACACGGTCGACGACACGGGTCTGTTCTCCGCGGTGCTCGCGATCCAGAATCTGTGGCTCGCCGCGGCCGCCGAGAACGTGGGCGTCGGCTGGGTGTCGTTCTACGACGAGCCCTATCTCACCGAACTGCTGGGAATCCCCGAGCCGGTGCGTCCCATCGCGTGGCTGTGCGTGGGGAGGGTTGCCGAGTTCCAGCAGGTGCCGGACCTCGAGCGCTTCGGGTGGCGGGGGCGTCGGCCATTGGCCGACGCCGTCCACCTCGAGAAGTTCTAG
- a CDS encoding CobW family GTP-binding protein, with translation MAKKRIPVVIVAGFLGSGKTTLLNHVLRNNRGVRVGVIVNDFGAVNIDSMMVAGQVDSMVSLSNGCMCCAVDVSDMDEMLDRLAHPASQIDVIIVEASGLAEPRNMIRLVLGSTNPHVMYGGLVVMVDGEQFEDMSAQHPDLGKHVTLADLVILNKTDRIDDDRRAAVQAMVRGYNDRAPVLTTAHGRIEPTLLFDREPGREPAAGEQLTLDQLLLDQHDHCEDHDHLHSSYEAVDFASGDPIDPRRLVEFLEKRPVGIYRIKGFVHFAVPGQSRKFEVQTVGPHIRFTSTRWEPGEERATQLVLIGADIEAEHVRTRLAGCVVTEGEDADPGAMLGVHRYTVTA, from the coding sequence TTGGCGAAGAAGCGGATTCCCGTCGTCATCGTCGCCGGATTCCTCGGTTCGGGAAAGACCACTCTGCTCAACCATGTGCTGCGCAACAACCGCGGCGTCCGGGTCGGCGTCATCGTCAACGACTTCGGCGCCGTGAACATCGATTCGATGATGGTGGCCGGCCAGGTCGATTCCATGGTGTCGCTGAGCAACGGCTGCATGTGCTGCGCTGTGGACGTCAGCGACATGGACGAGATGCTGGACCGCCTCGCGCACCCCGCGTCGCAGATCGACGTGATCATCGTCGAGGCGAGCGGGCTTGCCGAGCCGCGCAACATGATTCGTCTCGTCCTCGGAAGCACCAACCCGCACGTGATGTACGGCGGTCTCGTAGTGATGGTCGACGGTGAGCAGTTCGAGGACATGTCGGCGCAGCACCCGGACCTCGGCAAGCACGTCACGCTCGCCGACCTCGTGATCCTCAACAAGACTGACCGTATCGACGACGACCGGCGCGCCGCCGTGCAGGCGATGGTCCGCGGCTACAACGACCGCGCGCCCGTCCTCACTACCGCGCACGGCCGGATCGAGCCCACCCTGCTGTTCGACCGGGAACCCGGGCGTGAACCGGCGGCGGGGGAGCAGCTCACCCTCGATCAGCTCCTGCTGGATCAGCATGACCACTGCGAGGACCACGACCACCTGCATTCGTCGTACGAGGCAGTCGATTTCGCCTCCGGCGACCCGATCGATCCGCGGCGGCTCGTGGAGTTCCTCGAGAAGCGGCCGGTCGGGATCTACCGGATCAAGGGGTTCGTGCATTTCGCGGTGCCCGGGCAGTCGCGGAAGTTCGAGGTGCAGACCGTCGGCCCGCACATCAGGTTCACGTCGACGCGCTGGGAGCCCGGCGAGGAGCGGGCGACCCAGCTGGTGCTCATCGGGGCCGACATCGAGGCCGAGCACGTGCGAACCCGGCTCGCGGGCTGCGTCGTGACAGAGGGTGAAGATGCGGACCCCGGCGCGATGCTGGGTGTGCACCGCTATACCGTGACGGCGTGA
- a CDS encoding alpha/beta fold hydrolase, protein MTAVGDFVRAYDSLLAEWPVDVTPVEVPTRFGPTRVNVCGSESGTPLVLLPGGGATSTVWIANVAALARSHRVFAVDVMGDVGRSVNDGAPLRTVPDLFEWLDAVLDHLGVTAPAVVGHSYGAMIALAYALSDSRRVDRLVLLDPTSCFAGLSARYLLHAVPVLIRPTERRQRRLIRWETAGAGVDPRWLGVTALGAAAFGRTTLAVPPRPTAAALAGLTVPTTVVLAGDSRAHDAGRVADNVRRLFPSATVTTIPGVTHHALPMATAADVDGAILAAVG, encoded by the coding sequence ATGACGGCAGTCGGCGACTTCGTCCGCGCCTACGACTCGCTGCTGGCCGAATGGCCGGTGGACGTCACCCCCGTGGAGGTCCCGACGCGGTTCGGGCCCACCCGGGTGAATGTGTGCGGATCCGAGTCGGGGACGCCGCTGGTGCTGCTTCCCGGTGGAGGGGCGACGTCGACGGTGTGGATCGCCAACGTCGCGGCGCTCGCCCGCAGTCACCGGGTGTTCGCGGTGGACGTCATGGGCGACGTTGGGCGCAGTGTGAACGACGGTGCACCGCTGCGCACGGTCCCGGACCTGTTCGAGTGGCTGGACGCGGTGCTCGACCACCTCGGGGTGACGGCGCCTGCGGTGGTCGGCCATTCGTACGGCGCGATGATCGCGCTCGCCTACGCGCTGAGCGACTCCCGCCGGGTCGACCGTTTGGTGCTGCTCGACCCGACGTCCTGTTTTGCGGGCCTGAGCGCGCGGTACCTGCTCCATGCGGTGCCCGTGCTGATCCGGCCGACGGAGAGACGGCAGCGGCGCCTGATCCGCTGGGAGACGGCGGGCGCCGGAGTCGACCCGCGGTGGCTCGGCGTCACCGCGCTCGGGGCGGCCGCGTTCGGCCGCACCACGCTCGCCGTGCCGCCGCGTCCTACGGCCGCCGCGCTGGCGGGCCTGACCGTCCCCACGACGGTGGTGCTCGCGGGTGACAGCCGGGCGCACGACGCGGGCAGGGTCGCGGACAACGTCCGGCGGCTGTTCCCGTCGGCCACGGTCACCACGATCCCCGGAGTCACCCACCACGCGCTGCCGATGGCGACCGCCGCCGACGTGGACGGGGCGATCCTCGCCGCGGTCGGCTGA
- a CDS encoding MarR family winged helix-turn-helix transcriptional regulator — protein sequence MQSVNPDEGAQTVHRLRALAVELNLLGAEFAQLHGLHTTDLRALICILDADRAGLAATPGWLGGQLGINSASVTALLDRMEKAGLIRRDRDADDRRRSLLAVTSRAVDLGQTFFGPLIDRTAAVLTDFDTAERDTIARFLDGVNRAVAVERRTGFQRPDGTESRSRTRRAGNPA from the coding sequence TTGCAGAGCGTGAACCCGGACGAAGGCGCACAGACCGTGCACCGACTGCGCGCACTCGCAGTCGAACTGAACCTGCTCGGAGCCGAATTCGCGCAACTGCACGGACTGCACACCACCGATCTCCGCGCCCTGATCTGCATCCTCGACGCCGACCGGGCAGGCCTCGCCGCCACACCCGGATGGCTCGGAGGTCAACTCGGCATCAACTCCGCGTCGGTCACCGCCCTGCTCGACCGCATGGAGAAGGCAGGCCTGATCCGCCGCGACCGGGACGCCGACGACCGCCGCAGGTCGTTGCTCGCGGTCACCTCCCGGGCCGTCGACCTCGGTCAGACCTTCTTCGGGCCGCTCATCGACCGGACGGCCGCCGTCCTCACCGACTTCGACACCGCCGAAAGGGACACCATTGCACGGTTTCTCGACGGCGTGAATCGCGCGGTGGCCGTCGAACGCAGGACCGGCTTTCAGCGACCGGACGGCACGGAGTCGAGGTCGCGGACCCGACGCGCAGGCAACCCCGCGTAG
- a CDS encoding acyltransferase translates to MRFVTIVQASAFVPVWLRVLLLMAAGAKVWGAGIYSGCYFGSKDVTMGLGTFVNRGVLFDGTAPITLGRQVAVGHRVQFVTSTHEIGPSSGRAGRGFDRPIVVGDGCWVGAGAIILPGVTVGEGCVIGAGAVVTRDCEPNGLYAGLPARRVRDLDSVPSGR, encoded by the coding sequence ATGCGGTTCGTCACCATCGTCCAGGCCTCCGCGTTCGTCCCGGTGTGGCTGCGGGTCCTGCTGCTGATGGCCGCGGGAGCGAAAGTGTGGGGAGCCGGCATCTACTCGGGCTGCTATTTCGGCAGCAAGGACGTCACCATGGGGCTGGGGACGTTCGTCAACCGCGGAGTCCTGTTCGACGGCACCGCGCCCATCACGCTCGGCAGGCAGGTCGCCGTCGGGCACCGCGTCCAGTTCGTCACGAGCACCCACGAGATCGGGCCGAGTTCCGGGCGGGCCGGGCGAGGGTTCGACCGCCCGATCGTGGTCGGCGACGGGTGCTGGGTCGGCGCGGGCGCGATCATCCTTCCCGGAGTGACGGTGGGCGAAGGGTGCGTAATCGGGGCCGGCGCCGTGGTCACCCGCGACTGCGAGCCGAACGGGCTCTACGCGGGGTTGCCTGCGCGTCGGGTCCGCGACCTCGACTCCGTGCCGTCCGGTCGCTGA
- a CDS encoding PAS domain S-box protein, producing the protein MKQLDSDGFAALMESIPHAISVHDRERNVVFSNPACAALIGYDAEEFADLDHEQLFHPDDAALWGTMLARVLSQESPSATAHLRIRHREGHWIWVLVAASTFTAGTERLVALVLQDVSDTIWGNPTAARQPIR; encoded by the coding sequence GTGAAACAACTGGATAGCGACGGATTCGCTGCGTTGATGGAGTCCATTCCTCACGCGATCAGCGTTCACGACCGCGAACGAAACGTCGTGTTCAGCAACCCCGCGTGCGCGGCCCTGATCGGCTACGACGCCGAAGAATTCGCGGACCTCGACCACGAGCAACTGTTCCACCCCGACGACGCCGCGCTGTGGGGCACCATGCTCGCCCGGGTCCTGAGCCAGGAAAGCCCCAGCGCGACAGCACATCTGCGGATCCGGCACCGGGAGGGCCACTGGATCTGGGTGCTCGTCGCGGCGTCCACGTTCACCGCAGGCACCGAGCGGCTGGTCGCCCTCGTGCTCCAGGACGTGTCCGACACGATCTGGGGCAACCCCACGGCCGCGCGGCAGCCGATCCGATAA
- a CDS encoding DsbA family protein yields the protein MSSKNKYNPQPESSRSTYILGGLAVLVIAVLVIGGVIWQSNRSKPRNDGYGGVQNSEVQVALQADGVVLLGKPDAATTVDLFEDPMCPYCAELENKNGQELAQSIDDGKVAVRYHVLNFLNRLSASGDYSTRAVAASECVAETGDAVAYSAFHAALFSPANQPKENGSSDHTNEELAQIARDAGASDAAAECITTGAKVEQAGAHAEAGRQALAASGATGTPAVVKDGTVIDALSNENWVSQL from the coding sequence GTGAGCTCGAAGAACAAGTACAACCCGCAGCCGGAATCCAGCCGGTCCACCTACATTCTCGGTGGGCTCGCCGTACTGGTCATCGCCGTACTCGTCATCGGGGGTGTGATCTGGCAGAGCAACCGCAGCAAGCCGCGCAACGACGGTTACGGCGGGGTCCAGAACTCCGAGGTCCAGGTGGCGTTGCAGGCCGACGGTGTCGTGCTCCTCGGCAAGCCGGACGCGGCGACCACGGTCGACCTGTTCGAAGATCCCATGTGCCCGTACTGCGCCGAACTCGAGAACAAGAACGGCCAGGAACTCGCGCAGTCCATCGACGACGGCAAGGTGGCCGTCCGCTACCACGTCCTGAACTTCCTCAACCGGCTCTCGGCCAGCGGCGACTATTCCACCCGCGCCGTCGCGGCGTCCGAGTGCGTCGCCGAAACCGGTGACGCCGTGGCGTATTCGGCGTTCCATGCGGCGCTGTTCTCGCCGGCGAACCAGCCGAAGGAGAACGGCAGCTCCGATCACACCAACGAGGAACTCGCGCAGATCGCCCGCGACGCCGGAGCGTCCGACGCAGCCGCCGAGTGCATCACCACCGGGGCGAAGGTCGAGCAGGCGGGTGCGCACGCCGAGGCGGGCCGTCAGGCCCTCGCCGCGAGTGGTGCCACCGGCACGCCCGCCGTGGTCAAGGACGGCACCGTGATCGACGCGCTGTCCAACGAGAACTGGGTGTCGCAGCTGTAG
- a CDS encoding MauE/DoxX family redox-associated membrane protein, whose protein sequence is MWIKVVSLLARLSLAAVWLVSGALKVADPAQTIIAVRAYQLLPEDLVRPVANTLPFFEIALGLLLLIGLAVRATASVSAVLLLVLIGVIVSVWARGLSIDCGCFGGGGAADVNGWDYAEEILRDVGFLALAVWLIVFPRSPFALGLRSRTPFSVTPQQTMAE, encoded by the coding sequence GTGTGGATCAAGGTCGTCTCCCTGCTCGCCCGGCTGTCTCTCGCCGCCGTCTGGCTGGTCTCCGGCGCACTGAAAGTCGCCGATCCCGCCCAGACGATCATCGCGGTCCGGGCCTACCAGCTACTGCCCGAAGACCTCGTCCGGCCGGTCGCCAACACGCTGCCGTTCTTCGAGATCGCCCTGGGTCTGCTCCTGCTGATCGGGCTCGCCGTCCGCGCCACGGCCTCGGTGTCCGCGGTGCTCCTGCTCGTCCTCATCGGCGTGATCGTCTCCGTGTGGGCCCGCGGGCTGTCCATCGACTGCGGATGCTTCGGCGGCGGCGGTGCGGCCGACGTGAACGGGTGGGACTACGCCGAGGAAATCCTCCGGGATGTGGGCTTCCTCGCACTGGCCGTGTGGCTGATCGTGTTCCCCCGTTCCCCGTTCGCGCTGGGGCTCCGCTCCCGCACCCCTTTCTCAGTGACCCCTCAGCAGACGATGGCAGAGTAA